The following coding sequences are from one Niveibacterium umoris window:
- the malQ gene encoding 4-alpha-glucanotransferase, with translation MVFDRRTSGVLLHPTSLPGPNGCGDLGPAAYHFVDWLVGAGQTLWQVLPLMPIGPADSPYMSVSAFAGNPMLVDLDELIRKGWLAPISNAEREGFSDERVNYAKVVPFRNAKLREAAAGFATKGSDADKADFAAFNKAEASWLDDYALFMALDERFGGKLWPDWDAPLAKREAKALTKARKELAESISFWKFVQWCFDRQWKAVKAYANERGVQLIGDMPIFVAHHSADCWARPDLYYLDENKWPTVIAGVPPDFFSATGQRWGNPLYDWAAMDKDGYAWWIERIKRQLALADVVRIDHFRGFAGYWEIPASEPTAIHGRWVPGPGKALFAAIEKALGKLPIIAEDLGVITPDVEDLRDSFALPGMRILEFAFAAGPDHNFLPHNYVPNTVVYTGTHDNDTIRGWWATCTERERDFARHYLATDGHDIHWTMIRAAAGSVAKMAIYQLQDVLGLDGYHRMNTPGQVGCWTWRFKWDYVGPEPSRRLAELCALTGRTGADKMPKLAEWPADKPLP, from the coding sequence ATGGTCTTTGATAGACGCACCAGCGGCGTATTGCTGCATCCCACATCGCTCCCCGGCCCCAATGGCTGCGGCGATCTCGGACCGGCGGCCTATCACTTTGTCGATTGGCTGGTCGGCGCCGGCCAAACCCTCTGGCAAGTCTTGCCGCTGATGCCGATCGGCCCGGCTGACTCGCCGTATATGAGCGTTTCGGCATTTGCCGGCAATCCGATGCTGGTCGATCTTGACGAACTCATCCGCAAGGGCTGGCTTGCGCCGATCTCCAACGCCGAGCGCGAGGGATTCAGCGACGAGCGCGTCAATTACGCCAAGGTAGTGCCTTTCCGCAATGCCAAGCTGCGCGAAGCGGCAGCGGGTTTTGCCACTAAGGGCAGCGATGCCGACAAGGCCGATTTCGCCGCATTCAACAAGGCAGAAGCCAGCTGGCTTGACGACTACGCGTTGTTCATGGCCCTTGACGAGCGATTCGGGGGCAAACTCTGGCCGGACTGGGATGCACCGCTCGCCAAACGCGAGGCGAAGGCCCTGACGAAGGCGCGCAAGGAACTCGCCGAATCGATCAGTTTCTGGAAGTTTGTCCAGTGGTGTTTCGACCGCCAGTGGAAGGCGGTAAAGGCCTACGCGAACGAGCGCGGCGTCCAGTTGATCGGTGACATGCCGATCTTTGTGGCACACCACAGTGCGGACTGCTGGGCACGCCCGGACCTCTATTACCTCGATGAGAACAAGTGGCCGACGGTCATCGCCGGCGTGCCGCCCGATTTCTTCTCTGCCACCGGTCAGCGTTGGGGCAATCCGCTGTATGACTGGGCGGCGATGGACAAGGACGGCTACGCATGGTGGATCGAGCGCATCAAGCGCCAACTTGCGCTCGCCGATGTGGTTCGCATCGATCATTTCCGCGGTTTCGCCGGCTACTGGGAAATCCCCGCGTCCGAACCCACCGCAATTCACGGACGTTGGGTGCCGGGCCCGGGCAAGGCGTTGTTTGCCGCAATCGAGAAAGCACTGGGCAAGCTTCCGATCATCGCCGAGGACCTCGGCGTGATCACGCCGGATGTCGAAGACCTGCGCGACAGTTTCGCACTGCCGGGCATGCGCATTCTCGAGTTCGCGTTTGCCGCGGGTCCGGACCACAACTTCCTGCCGCACAACTACGTACCCAATACGGTCGTATATACCGGCACGCACGATAACGACACGATCCGTGGCTGGTGGGCGACGTGTACCGAACGGGAACGCGATTTCGCCCGCCACTACCTTGCGACCGATGGACACGACATCCACTGGACCATGATCCGCGCGGCCGCCGGATCGGTCGCGAAGATGGCGATCTACCAGTTGCAGGATGTGCTGGGTCTGGATGGCTACCACCGCATGAACACGCCGGGGCAGGTTGGTTGCTGGACCTGGCGCTTCAAGTGGGACTACGTGGGCCCGGAACCCTCACGACGCCTCGCGGAGTTGTGCGCTCTGACCGGCCGTACCGGGGCCGACAAGATGCCGAAACTGGCCGAGTGGCCGGCAGACAAGCCGCTGCCGTAA
- a CDS encoding zinc-dependent peptidase, translating to MIQIKNWLRRRHNVGALPDTVWEAVEASLPFLARLDPASRQRLRQLAIEFLEQKEFSGAAGQELGHELCLSVALQACLPVLNLGLAAYDGWVGIVIYPGDFVIPRSVVDEAGVLHDYEEVALGEAWLGGPVVLSWFDDPSEYEGANVVIHEFAHKLDMLNGDADGLPPLHAGMSGEAWHDAFEAAYADMCARVDAEEDTLIDPYATEDPAEFFAVTSEVFFVSPEVLFDEYPDVYRQLAAFYRQDPLALG from the coding sequence ATGATCCAGATAAAGAATTGGTTGCGGCGTCGTCATAACGTTGGGGCTCTTCCTGACACGGTGTGGGAGGCGGTGGAGGCGTCCCTGCCCTTCCTTGCACGCCTTGATCCGGCATCTCGCCAGCGGCTACGCCAACTCGCCATTGAATTTCTCGAACAGAAGGAGTTTTCGGGTGCAGCAGGCCAGGAGCTCGGTCATGAGCTTTGCCTTTCGGTCGCTCTGCAAGCCTGTCTGCCGGTATTGAATCTCGGACTGGCGGCCTACGATGGCTGGGTGGGAATCGTCATTTACCCTGGCGACTTTGTGATCCCGCGCAGCGTCGTCGATGAAGCCGGTGTCCTGCACGACTACGAGGAGGTCGCACTTGGAGAGGCGTGGCTGGGTGGCCCGGTAGTGCTCTCCTGGTTCGATGACCCGTCCGAATACGAGGGCGCGAATGTCGTGATCCACGAGTTCGCCCACAAACTCGACATGCTCAATGGCGACGCGGACGGCCTGCCACCGCTGCATGCGGGCATGTCAGGCGAGGCGTGGCATGACGCATTCGAGGCCGCCTATGCGGACATGTGTGCGCGGGTCGATGCGGAGGAAGACACGTTGATTGACCCCTATGCGACCGAAGATCCGGCAGAGTTCTTTGCCGTGACCAGCGAGGTCTTCTTTGTGTCGCCGGAAGTGCTTTTCGATGAATATCCGGACGTCTATCGCCAACTTGCAGCGTTCTACCGCCAGGATCCACTTGCCCTCGGATAA
- the glgX gene encoding glycogen debranching protein GlgX encodes MGGPPAIHSRHLAASGDHNSRIRFLMHLPSRLANGRAWPLGATADGEGVNFALFSANATRVELCIFNHDGTTEITRFPMPARTGDVWHGYLESVGPGLVYGYRVHGPYEPERGHRFNPNKLLLDPYAREIVGEFRWKNEHFGFEMRHPDGHRSFSTADNGRSALKARVVLDLPSTGDVRPRVPPEQTVIYEAHVKGLTLQHPKVPEELRGTYLGVCHPALIEHMLKLGVTTIELLPVQFGIPEQHVVARGMTNYWNYNPLAYFAVEPRYWSRTTPSPESEFREMVDTLHAAGLEVVIDVVYNHTAEAGETGPTLSYRGIDHQSYYRLQPNDPSHCENLTGCGNTVNVAHPRVTQLVLDSLRYWVNNFGVDGFRFDLAPAIGRRAHGFDPDAAFFVAFEQDPVLSTVKRIAEPWDLGHDGYRLGQFPTAWMEWNDKFRDTARGFWLQHSRSRGEFARRIMASSDIFQGSHRAPLCSVNFITAHDGFTLEDSVSYKEKHNEANGEDNRDGHSHNLSTNCGEEGPSTKPAVLMERRRLKRALLATLLLSRGTPMLLAGDEFGRSQGGNNNAYCQDSEISWLDWSKFDEKLCEFVALLIRLRGVHGAMPNAMWGGRMDAAHAPYDLVWYNPHGGVMTAEDWNQSHEHSFSAIFTPSPGTRGPRLALLLNGDVQAVQFELPPGPWQRVFDTDLEEPFQPASCTTRYTLAHRAVAALFSLPVGTP; translated from the coding sequence GTGGGCGGGCCACCCGCAATCCATTCTCGTCACCTTGCCGCCTCTGGCGACCATAATTCTCGAATACGTTTCCTGATGCACCTTCCGTCCCGACTTGCAAATGGGCGCGCGTGGCCGCTTGGCGCAACCGCCGATGGAGAAGGCGTCAACTTCGCGCTGTTCTCGGCCAACGCGACGCGCGTTGAGCTGTGCATTTTCAACCACGACGGCACGACCGAGATTACCCGCTTCCCCATGCCCGCGCGGACGGGGGACGTATGGCACGGCTATCTCGAGTCGGTCGGTCCTGGTCTCGTGTACGGGTATCGCGTACACGGACCGTACGAGCCGGAAAGAGGCCACCGTTTCAATCCGAACAAGCTGCTGCTGGATCCCTACGCGCGCGAGATCGTGGGCGAATTCCGGTGGAAGAATGAGCATTTCGGTTTCGAGATGCGGCATCCGGACGGCCATCGTTCGTTCAGCACTGCGGACAATGGACGTTCGGCGCTTAAGGCGCGTGTCGTCCTTGACCTTCCGTCCACCGGCGACGTCAGGCCGCGCGTTCCGCCCGAGCAGACCGTCATCTACGAGGCGCACGTAAAGGGCCTGACCCTGCAGCACCCGAAGGTGCCCGAGGAACTGCGTGGTACGTACCTGGGGGTTTGTCATCCTGCGCTGATCGAGCACATGCTCAAGCTCGGGGTAACCACGATCGAACTGCTGCCCGTTCAGTTCGGCATTCCCGAGCAGCATGTCGTTGCGCGCGGCATGACGAACTACTGGAACTACAATCCGCTGGCCTACTTTGCGGTAGAGCCGCGCTATTGGTCTCGCACCACACCATCACCGGAATCCGAATTCCGCGAGATGGTGGATACGCTGCATGCGGCAGGTCTTGAAGTCGTCATTGACGTCGTCTACAACCACACCGCCGAAGCGGGTGAGACGGGCCCCACGCTGTCATACCGCGGTATTGACCACCAGAGCTACTACCGCCTGCAGCCCAATGATCCTTCGCACTGCGAGAATCTCACCGGCTGCGGTAACACAGTCAATGTTGCCCACCCCCGGGTCACTCAGCTGGTGCTCGATTCACTGCGATACTGGGTGAACAACTTCGGCGTTGATGGCTTCCGTTTTGATCTCGCTCCCGCGATCGGTCGACGCGCCCACGGGTTTGATCCTGATGCGGCCTTCTTCGTGGCCTTCGAACAAGACCCCGTTCTCTCGACGGTCAAACGCATCGCAGAACCTTGGGATCTGGGGCATGACGGTTATCGCCTTGGCCAGTTCCCGACTGCGTGGATGGAGTGGAACGACAAGTTCCGCGATACCGCACGTGGCTTCTGGCTCCAGCACAGCCGCAGCCGGGGCGAGTTCGCACGCCGCATCATGGCGTCCAGTGACATCTTCCAAGGTTCACACCGGGCACCGCTGTGCAGCGTCAATTTCATCACCGCTCATGATGGCTTCACGCTCGAAGACTCCGTTTCCTACAAGGAAAAACACAACGAGGCTAACGGCGAGGACAACCGTGACGGGCACTCGCACAACCTGAGCACGAATTGCGGCGAAGAGGGCCCGTCGACGAAGCCGGCTGTATTGATGGAACGGCGGCGCCTCAAGCGAGCCCTGCTTGCCACGCTTTTGCTTTCGCGCGGCACCCCGATGTTGCTGGCGGGAGACGAGTTCGGCCGCTCCCAGGGCGGGAACAATAATGCCTATTGCCAGGACAGCGAAATTTCATGGCTGGACTGGTCGAAGTTCGACGAAAAACTCTGCGAATTCGTTGCCCTGTTGATTCGCTTGCGGGGCGTGCACGGCGCGATGCCAAACGCCATGTGGGGCGGTCGCATGGATGCTGCACACGCGCCTTACGACTTGGTCTGGTACAACCCGCATGGCGGCGTGATGACGGCGGAAGACTGGAACCAGAGCCACGAACACAGCTTCAGTGCAATCTTCACGCCCTCGCCGGGGACCCGCGGCCCACGACTTGCGCTCTTGCTCAACGGCGATGTCCAGGCAGTCCAGTTCGAACTGCCGCCTGGCCCGTGGCAGCGGGTATTCGACACCGACCTGGAAGAACCCTTCCAGCCGGCGAGTTGTACCACGCGCTACACGCTCGCCCACAGGGCGGTGGCAGCACTTTTCTCTCTCCCGGTCGGCACCCCCTGA
- the ppk1 gene encoding polyphosphate kinase 1 gives MTRMQWQRQHPAEHYLNRELSLLAFQRRVLAQAADPTVPLLERLKFLCIVSSNLDEFFEIRVAGVRAKTALGADSSSPDAIAPRDLFSRLCREVHGIIAEQYALLNDTILPALAAEGIRFLRRSVWTPEQQEWIRDYFYREMMPVLTPIGLDPAHPFPRVLNKSLNFAVELEGRDAFGRVSNAAIVQAPRALPRVIHLPAHLGGSPHTFVFLSSILHAHVGALFEGMTVLGCYQFRVTRNSDLLFDEEDVKDLRATLQDELQQRHFGDEVRLEVADNCSDAMAEFLLQQFDLRREEIYQVPGIVNLVRLMQVPDWVDRPDLKFKPFQPVVPKELDSRCDIFAAIRKRDHLLHHPFQSFAPVIDLLRTAADDSQVLAIKMTVYRTGTDSVLMEHLIRAAQKGKEVTVVVELMARFDEEANIGWASRLEQVGAHVVYGVVGYKTHAKMLMVVRREEAEGGSPGVLRRYVHLGTGNYHPRTTRFYTDFGLFTANEQIGADVSDIFKQLTGLGHPRALRHLWQAPFTLQPSVVAAIRNESEIARNGGKGRIIAKLNALLEPETIEALYEASAAGVEIDLIVRGPCALRPQVPGLSENIRVRSVVGRFLEHTRVLYFGANGEDRVYLSSADWMERNFFRRIETAFPILDPKLKRRVIKEGLRPYLGDNCQAWDLDGSDGSYRRKQGRTQRRSAQEILLNELVGGT, from the coding sequence ATGACTCGTATGCAATGGCAGCGGCAGCATCCTGCTGAACACTACCTGAATCGCGAACTTTCGCTGCTGGCCTTCCAGAGACGCGTTCTGGCACAAGCTGCAGACCCCACCGTGCCCCTGCTGGAGCGCCTCAAATTCCTCTGCATCGTATCGAGCAATCTCGACGAATTTTTCGAGATTCGCGTCGCCGGTGTGCGCGCCAAAACGGCCCTCGGTGCCGATTCAAGCTCACCTGACGCGATTGCGCCGCGCGATCTGTTCTCGCGACTTTGCCGCGAGGTGCACGGCATCATCGCGGAACAATATGCCCTGCTGAACGATACGATTCTTCCGGCTCTTGCCGCCGAGGGCATCCGTTTTCTGCGGCGCAGCGTATGGACGCCCGAGCAGCAGGAGTGGATTCGCGATTACTTCTACCGCGAAATGATGCCGGTGCTCACGCCGATCGGGCTCGACCCGGCCCACCCGTTTCCGAGGGTCCTCAACAAGAGTCTGAACTTTGCGGTGGAGCTCGAAGGCCGCGATGCCTTTGGCCGTGTTTCGAACGCTGCGATCGTACAGGCGCCGCGCGCGCTGCCGCGAGTGATCCACCTTCCAGCCCACCTTGGCGGAAGTCCCCATACTTTCGTCTTCCTCTCTTCGATCCTGCACGCGCACGTGGGTGCGCTGTTCGAAGGCATGACGGTGCTCGGTTGCTACCAGTTCCGCGTGACCCGCAACAGCGACTTGTTATTCGACGAAGAGGATGTGAAGGATCTGCGGGCAACCCTTCAGGACGAACTGCAGCAGCGCCATTTTGGAGATGAGGTGCGCCTGGAGGTGGCGGACAACTGTTCCGACGCGATGGCCGAATTCCTGCTGCAGCAATTCGACCTGCGTCGCGAAGAGATCTACCAGGTGCCCGGCATCGTAAACCTGGTGCGCTTGATGCAGGTGCCCGACTGGGTCGACCGCCCGGATTTGAAGTTCAAGCCGTTCCAGCCGGTGGTGCCAAAGGAACTCGATTCTCGTTGCGACATCTTTGCGGCGATCCGCAAGCGCGATCACCTGCTGCATCACCCGTTCCAGAGCTTTGCACCAGTGATCGACCTTTTGCGGACGGCCGCAGACGATTCGCAAGTTCTGGCGATCAAGATGACCGTGTATCGCACCGGTACCGACTCAGTGCTGATGGAACACCTGATTCGTGCCGCACAGAAAGGCAAGGAAGTCACCGTTGTCGTGGAGCTGATGGCGCGCTTCGATGAGGAGGCCAACATCGGCTGGGCGTCACGTCTGGAACAGGTAGGTGCCCACGTGGTTTACGGTGTCGTGGGCTACAAGACCCATGCCAAGATGCTGATGGTGGTGCGTCGCGAAGAGGCTGAGGGGGGCTCGCCGGGTGTGCTGCGGCGCTACGTCCATCTCGGGACCGGCAATTACCATCCCAGAACGACACGTTTCTATACCGATTTTGGCCTGTTCACAGCCAATGAGCAGATCGGCGCCGACGTCAGCGATATCTTCAAGCAGCTGACCGGGCTCGGCCACCCGCGGGCGCTGCGGCACTTGTGGCAAGCGCCGTTCACCTTGCAACCGAGTGTGGTGGCCGCGATTCGGAACGAGTCAGAGATCGCGCGCAACGGTGGCAAGGGTCGCATCATTGCGAAGCTCAATGCCTTGCTGGAGCCGGAAACCATCGAGGCGCTCTACGAAGCGAGTGCCGCGGGTGTCGAGATCGACCTCATCGTGCGCGGGCCGTGTGCCTTGCGCCCGCAAGTGCCGGGGCTGTCCGAGAATATCCGTGTGCGGTCGGTAGTCGGGCGCTTCCTTGAACATACACGGGTACTGTATTTCGGCGCCAATGGTGAAGACAGGGTCTACCTGTCCAGTGCCGACTGGATGGAGCGCAATTTCTTCCGCCGCATCGAAACCGCCTTCCCTATCCTTGATCCGAAACTTAAGCGGCGTGTCATCAAGGAAGGCTTGCGGCCTTACCTTGGTGACAACTGCCAGGCTTGGGATCTGGACGGCAGCGACGGATCGTATCGCCGCAAGCAGGGACGCACCCAGCGTCGTTCGGCACAGGAAATCCTGCTCAACGAACTGGTGGGCGGCACCTGA
- the ppx gene encoding exopolyphosphatase — protein MKHELIAAVDLGSNSFRLIVGRVVGDQIFALDNLKEPVRLAGGLTPDKQLDIASQARGLSALRKFGERLRGFRADEVRAVATNTLRVAKNAGSFLEQAEQALGFPIEVISGREEARLIYLGVVHTLPDPGHKQLVFDIGGGSTEFIIGRGLEPIVLESLYMGCVSYSLKFFPEGRIDKAGLRAAEIAAMRELETIAHTYREVGWELAIASSGSAKAIAELLELNHFSQGGITREGMAQLRQELLRAGNVNRLTIPGTRADRLPVLPGGFAIMSAAMEALGLDQVTFCDGALRQGVLYDLIGRFSHQDLRDVTVETFMRRHEVDAAQAMRVANTACKLLVQAMPAAIDPDHIDRRFLVWAARLHELGLSIAHPSYHKHSAYILANADMPGFSRKDQTRLACLALGHRGKLERVLALQPSETDWLLILCLRVAFILHRTRDDADAPELLVTGSRKGFQVSARAEDLQNRPLTASMLEEEGIQWEACGMPVRLRVSRGRAGSRDA, from the coding sequence ATGAAACACGAGCTTATCGCTGCAGTCGATCTCGGCTCGAACAGCTTCCGACTCATCGTCGGGCGCGTCGTAGGCGACCAGATCTTTGCGCTCGACAACCTCAAGGAACCGGTTCGCCTTGCTGGCGGCCTGACCCCCGACAAACAACTCGACATCGCCTCGCAAGCACGGGGTCTGTCGGCACTGCGCAAGTTCGGCGAACGGTTGCGAGGCTTCCGCGCTGACGAAGTGCGCGCAGTGGCGACCAACACCCTGCGGGTCGCCAAGAACGCCGGCAGCTTCCTGGAACAGGCCGAGCAGGCCCTTGGTTTCCCGATCGAGGTCATCTCCGGCCGCGAAGAAGCGCGCCTGATCTACCTCGGGGTCGTGCACACCCTGCCTGATCCGGGCCACAAACAACTTGTGTTTGACATCGGAGGCGGTTCGACCGAATTCATCATCGGTCGCGGGCTCGAACCAATCGTCCTCGAATCGCTTTACATGGGTTGTGTCAGCTACAGCCTGAAGTTCTTCCCCGAAGGGCGCATCGACAAGGCGGGGTTGCGCGCCGCAGAAATTGCGGCGATGCGAGAGCTCGAAACGATCGCGCACACCTACAGGGAAGTCGGCTGGGAACTGGCGATCGCTTCAAGCGGCAGCGCGAAAGCGATTGCGGAACTGCTTGAACTGAACCACTTCTCGCAAGGTGGCATCACGCGCGAAGGCATGGCGCAGTTGCGCCAGGAACTGCTGCGTGCGGGCAACGTCAACCGCCTGACGATTCCCGGTACGCGTGCCGACCGACTCCCGGTGCTGCCCGGTGGTTTTGCGATCATGTCCGCCGCGATGGAAGCGCTCGGCCTTGATCAGGTGACCTTCTGCGATGGCGCCTTGCGACAAGGGGTGCTGTATGACCTGATCGGTCGTTTCTCGCATCAGGATCTTCGCGATGTAACCGTCGAGACCTTCATGCGGCGCCACGAAGTCGATGCAGCGCAAGCGATGCGCGTGGCGAATACGGCCTGCAAACTTCTGGTTCAGGCGATGCCGGCCGCCATCGACCCGGATCATATCGACCGTCGGTTCCTGGTCTGGGCAGCGCGCCTGCACGAGCTTGGCCTATCGATCGCGCACCCCAGTTACCACAAGCACAGCGCCTACATACTGGCCAATGCCGACATGCCAGGGTTCTCGCGCAAGGATCAGACACGACTCGCCTGCCTTGCGCTCGGACATCGCGGCAAGCTCGAGCGCGTACTCGCGCTGCAGCCAAGCGAGACAGACTGGCTGTTGATCCTTTGCCTGCGGGTCGCCTTCATCCTGCATCGCACGCGCGACGATGCCGATGCACCGGAACTGCTGGTCACCGGTTCGCGCAAAGGTTTTCAGGTCAGTGCTCGCGCCGAGGATCTGCAAAATCGCCCCCTCACTGCATCGATGCTGGAAGAGGAGGGGATTCAGTGGGAAGCCTGCGGTATGCCGGTTCGATTGCGCGTCAGTCGCGGGCGCGCGGGAAGCCGCGATGCCTGA
- a CDS encoding RelA/SpoT family protein: MVQVAHSLDSNDASLLKAAALAEGLGDESIAPLQAALDWIVPLYGDHALRTGEPTLRHALGMALIAVPLKLDLDTRLAALLFAVVEFVDQPGEEIERRFGRNVARLTEGLSRLAGLRLITRKATQAGTTDLRAQTEVLRKMVLAMVEDIRVVVLRLASRTQTLRYLTEHDVDGREELARESMDLYAPLANRLGIWQLKWELEDLSFRFLEPQTYKRIAKMLDERRVEREAFIETSIARLKSDLAGAGVEAEVYGRPKHIFSIYNKMRAKHLDFSQVYDVRALRVLVKDVRDCYTALGIVHTIWQPIPGEYDDYISKPKGNNYQSLHTAVRAADGRALEVQIRTWEMHRHAELGVAAHWRYKEGARETGEYDEKIALLRQLLSWRDEISDSAQWESHYKNASLDDTIYVMTPQGRVVDLPQGATPIDFAYRVHSDLGHRCRGAKVNGQMVSLNTTLDNGQVVDIIAAKQGGPSRDWLNPQLGYLATSNARAKVRRWFTLQEEAETLSQGRTIALKELQREGQAHSSLDELASRLGFKTTDAFLLAVGRGDVGARQIQIALHGDAAHAEPAPDVVLGRSRARGRDDKILVYGVGKLLTTLGRCCKPAPPDPISGFVTRGKGVSIHRSDCRDYQHVASRHPERVVAAAWGDTEPVGNVSDVYPIDIAVEAHDRQGLLRDISEILSREKLNVVAVNTMSKGGRAFMRFTVEVRNASQSQRALALIGEVEGVDRARRA; encoded by the coding sequence ATGGTTCAGGTCGCTCACTCTCTCGACAGCAATGACGCATCGCTCCTGAAAGCTGCCGCCCTCGCGGAAGGCTTGGGGGACGAATCAATCGCGCCCCTTCAGGCAGCCTTGGACTGGATCGTCCCGCTGTACGGCGACCATGCCTTGCGTACCGGCGAACCAACGCTCCGCCATGCTCTCGGCATGGCGCTGATCGCAGTGCCGCTGAAGCTCGACCTCGACACCCGCCTCGCCGCACTGCTGTTTGCGGTGGTCGAATTCGTCGACCAACCGGGCGAAGAAATCGAACGGCGCTTCGGGCGCAACGTGGCCCGCCTCACTGAAGGCTTGTCACGTCTTGCCGGCCTGCGCCTGATTACGCGAAAGGCGACCCAAGCCGGCACCACCGATTTGCGTGCGCAGACGGAAGTGCTGCGCAAGATGGTGCTCGCGATGGTCGAAGACATCCGTGTCGTCGTGCTACGTCTGGCGAGCCGGACCCAGACCCTTCGCTATCTCACCGAGCACGACGTCGATGGACGCGAGGAATTGGCGCGCGAGAGCATGGATCTCTATGCGCCATTGGCCAATCGCCTCGGCATCTGGCAGCTCAAGTGGGAACTTGAAGATCTCTCGTTCCGCTTCCTCGAACCGCAAACCTACAAGCGCATCGCCAAGATGCTCGACGAGCGTCGGGTGGAGCGTGAAGCCTTCATCGAAACATCGATCGCGCGCCTCAAGTCGGACCTCGCCGGTGCGGGTGTCGAGGCGGAAGTGTATGGGCGCCCCAAGCACATCTTTTCCATCTACAACAAGATGCGCGCCAAGCACCTGGATTTCTCGCAGGTGTACGACGTTCGCGCACTGCGGGTGCTGGTGAAGGATGTGCGCGACTGCTACACCGCGCTGGGCATCGTGCACACCATCTGGCAACCGATTCCCGGCGAATACGACGACTACATTTCAAAGCCCAAGGGCAACAACTACCAGAGCCTGCACACTGCCGTGCGGGCTGCCGACGGCCGCGCGCTTGAAGTGCAGATCCGCACCTGGGAAATGCACCGCCACGCCGAATTGGGCGTCGCCGCGCACTGGCGTTACAAAGAAGGTGCCCGCGAAACCGGCGAATACGACGAAAAGATCGCCTTGCTCCGCCAGCTTCTTTCCTGGCGCGATGAAATCAGCGATTCGGCACAGTGGGAATCCCACTACAAGAACGCATCGCTGGACGACACCATCTACGTCATGACGCCGCAGGGCAGGGTGGTCGACCTGCCGCAGGGCGCTACGCCGATCGACTTTGCCTACCGCGTTCATTCCGATCTCGGCCACCGCTGCCGGGGTGCAAAGGTCAACGGCCAGATGGTGTCGCTCAACACGACCCTGGATAACGGCCAGGTCGTGGACATCATTGCTGCCAAGCAGGGGGGCCCGTCACGCGATTGGCTCAATCCCCAGCTCGGTTACCTCGCGACCTCGAATGCCCGGGCGAAGGTGCGACGCTGGTTCACGCTGCAGGAAGAGGCCGAGACGCTGTCGCAGGGACGCACGATTGCGCTCAAGGAGTTGCAGCGCGAAGGCCAGGCCCATTCGAGCCTGGATGAGCTTGCAAGCCGCCTTGGATTCAAGACGACCGACGCCTTCCTGCTGGCCGTGGGGCGTGGCGATGTCGGCGCACGCCAGATCCAGATCGCCTTGCACGGTGACGCCGCGCATGCCGAGCCGGCGCCCGATGTAGTGCTTGGTCGCAGCCGGGCGCGCGGTCGCGACGACAAGATCCTTGTGTACGGCGTCGGCAAGTTGCTGACTACGCTCGGTCGCTGCTGCAAACCGGCGCCGCCGGACCCGATCAGCGGATTCGTCACCCGCGGCAAGGGCGTCTCGATCCACCGGTCCGATTGCCGTGACTACCAGCACGTCGCATCCAGACACCCGGAACGTGTCGTTGCTGCGGCGTGGGGAGACACGGAACCGGTCGGCAACGTCAGCGATGTCTACCCGATCGATATCGCGGTCGAGGCGCACGATCGCCAGGGACTTCTGCGCGACATCTCTGAAATCCTGTCGCGCGAAAAGCTCAACGTCGTCGCAGTGAATACCATGTCGAAGGGCGGACGCGCATTCATGCGCTTCACCGTTGAAGTGCGCAACGCGAGTCAGAGCCAGCGGGCGCTGGCTCTGATCGGCGAGGTAGAGGGGGTAGATCGGGCGCGTCGCGCCTGA